One genomic segment of Arcobacter porcinus includes these proteins:
- the fliD gene encoding flagellar filament capping protein FliD, which translates to MAEGILGLGQGQAAGLNNDMIEKLKAVDRKATVEPIEKKLENFEPEREAISNISTKVDDFLNALKIFSLNQTTGASAFHQKNANVYGEGVIFDAEDVNSLKNGSMNVKVEQLAQKDVWQSGLFDGTTTTKNSLVDQGDLTINGTTINTDGKTYSDLVKEINKISGVDASLVENSAGGFRISIKSSETGEANKINMSGAAANSLFKADSTDEETLKKYNVLKAQDMELRADGVNYSSSTNTMTIDGLKITATKESGNSTIEISNYNTDLPKQMQEFANKYNEFKSAIENELYSSESSVYDKSSLRNMLETVKQELFGSGNSNSSLFSFGFSLDSKSGDLLFNQKEFEKATKDGTEELEKLFTGVPEQKGVATRLDEAITINGVKKGLIDYELNMMSREETLKKDKETAETALDTKYSLMAQQFAAYGVIINQMEASFSGLKMLIMQSQASK; encoded by the coding sequence ATGGCAGAAGGTATTTTAGGATTAGGTCAAGGACAAGCAGCTGGACTAAATAATGATATGATTGAAAAATTAAAAGCTGTTGATAGAAAAGCAACTGTTGAACCAATTGAAAAAAAACTAGAAAATTTTGAACCAGAAAGAGAAGCTATTTCAAATATATCAACTAAAGTTGATGATTTTTTAAATGCTTTAAAAATCTTCTCTTTAAACCAAACAACAGGAGCAAGTGCTTTCCATCAAAAGAATGCAAATGTATATGGTGAAGGTGTTATATTTGATGCTGAAGATGTAAATTCATTGAAAAATGGTTCTATGAATGTTAAAGTTGAGCAACTTGCACAAAAAGATGTTTGGCAAAGTGGATTATTTGATGGAACAACTACTACAAAAAATAGTTTAGTTGATCAAGGTGATTTAACTATAAATGGAACAACAATAAATACAGATGGTAAAACATATAGTGATTTAGTAAAAGAGATAAACAAAATTTCTGGTGTTGATGCTAGTTTAGTTGAAAATTCAGCTGGAGGATTTAGAATATCAATTAAAAGTAGTGAAACAGGAGAAGCAAATAAAATAAATATGAGTGGAGCTGCTGCTAATAGCCTATTTAAAGCAGATTCAACTGATGAAGAAACTTTAAAGAAATACAATGTACTAAAAGCACAAGATATGGAACTTAGAGCAGATGGAGTTAATTATTCATCTAGTACAAATACTATGACAATAGATGGACTTAAAATTACTGCTACAAAAGAGAGTGGAAATTCAACGATTGAAATTTCAAATTATAATACTGATTTACCAAAGCAGATGCAAGAGTTTGCAAATAAATATAATGAGTTTAAATCAGCGATAGAAAATGAACTATATAGTAGTGAATCAAGTGTTTATGATAAAAGTTCATTAAGAAATATGCTTGAGACTGTAAAGCAAGAACTATTTGGTAGTGGAAATAGTAATAGTTCACTGTTTAGCTTTGGATTTTCACTTGATTCAAAAAGTGGAGATCTTTTATTTAATCAAAAAGAGTTTGAAAAAGCAACTAAAGATGGAACAGAAGAGTTAGAAAAGCTTTTCACAGGAGTTCCAGAACAAAAAGGTGTAGCAACAAGATTGGATGAAGCTATTACTATTAACGGTGTAAAAAAAGGTTTGATTGATTATGAATTAAATATGATGAGTAGAGAAGAGACACTTAAGAAAGATAAAGAAACAGCTGAAACAGCTTTAGATACTAAATATAGTCTAATGGCACAACAATTTGCTGCTTATGGGGTAATTATAAATCAAATGGAAGCATCATTTTCTGGTTTAAAAATGTTAATAATGCAGTCTCAAGCTTCAAAATAG
- the rimO gene encoding 30S ribosomal protein S12 methylthiotransferase RimO gives MKFTEEKPKKKLHLVSLGCTKNLVDSEVMLGKLRDYELTDDQTQADLIIVNTCGFIDSAKEESINTTLNLHNDRKKESVLVMAGCLSERYKDDLQKELKEIDIFTGVGDYDKIDKLVNEKRSKFSNEVFLANDDNDRVITGSNYHAYVKLSEGCNQACSFCAIPSFKGKLHSRTLQSLVKEVKNLVSKGFKDFSFVSQDSSSFLRDLGINDGLEQLISEVEKIEGVKTARILYLYPSTTTLSLIDKIADSKVFVNYFDMPLQHISQSMLKIMKRGKGSEKLRELVDYMKSKPNSFVRTTFIAGHPGENENDFEELCKYVESFGFDRANVFSYSDEEGTNAETREDKIDQELIDERASILGEIIYETTLKSLENDIGKTFEVYIDGESDEHEYLLSARKTLWAPEIDGEIYINDNEDNLEIKYGEIYEVEATQIAGDKLLAKIIRKV, from the coding sequence CACAAGCTGATTTAATCATTGTAAACACTTGTGGTTTTATTGATAGTGCAAAAGAAGAGAGTATAAATACAACTTTAAATCTTCATAATGATAGAAAAAAAGAGTCTGTTTTAGTTATGGCTGGATGCTTAAGTGAAAGATATAAAGATGATTTACAAAAAGAGCTAAAAGAGATTGATATTTTTACAGGTGTTGGTGATTATGACAAAATTGATAAACTTGTAAATGAAAAAAGATCTAAATTTTCAAATGAAGTTTTCCTTGCAAATGATGATAATGATAGAGTTATTACAGGTTCAAACTATCATGCTTATGTAAAGTTAAGCGAAGGCTGTAATCAAGCATGTTCTTTTTGTGCAATTCCATCTTTTAAAGGAAAGCTTCATTCAAGAACTCTACAATCATTGGTAAAAGAGGTTAAAAATTTAGTCTCAAAAGGATTTAAAGACTTTTCATTTGTCTCTCAAGATTCATCATCATTTTTAAGAGATTTAGGAATAAATGATGGTTTAGAACAACTTATTTCTGAAGTTGAAAAAATAGAAGGTGTAAAAACAGCTAGAATTTTATATCTATATCCAAGCACTACAACTCTATCATTAATTGATAAAATCGCAGATTCAAAAGTATTTGTAAACTATTTTGATATGCCACTTCAACATATTTCTCAATCTATGTTAAAAATTATGAAAAGAGGAAAAGGAAGCGAAAAATTAAGAGAGCTTGTAGATTATATGAAATCAAAACCAAACTCATTTGTAAGAACAACTTTTATAGCTGGACATCCAGGGGAAAATGAAAATGATTTTGAAGAACTTTGTAAGTATGTAGAGAGTTTTGGTTTTGATAGAGCAAATGTTTTTTCATACTCTGATGAAGAGGGAACGAATGCAGAAACTAGAGAAGATAAAATAGATCAAGAACTTATAGATGAAAGAGCTTCTATTTTAGGAGAGATTATTTACGAAACAACTTTAAAATCATTAGAAAATGATATTGGGAAAACTTTTGAAGTTTATATTGATGGAGAGAGTGATGAACACGAATATCTTTTAAGTGCTAGAAAAACTCTTTGGGCTCCTGAAATTGATGGTGAAATATATATAAATGATAATGAAGATAATTTAGAGATAAAATATGGTGAAATATATGAAGTTGAAGCCACTCAAATTGCAGGAGATAAACTCTTAGCAAAAATTATTAGAAAAGTATGA
- the fliS gene encoding flagellar export chaperone FliS translates to MGIELYNQQNAISDDPYALVLKLYEGIIKYLSFVKNAINEGDVENKFIYINKSIAIFDELRNVLDFDGGEVAFYLDGLYLYQIETLFSAGVDDNLNKINQVVKVVQGLIDAWKEETGL, encoded by the coding sequence ATGGGGATTGAATTATATAATCAACAAAATGCGATATCAGATGATCCATATGCTTTGGTTCTTAAGCTTTATGAAGGAATTATAAAATATTTATCTTTTGTAAAGAATGCAATAAATGAAGGTGATGTAGAGAATAAATTTATCTATATCAACAAATCAATAGCAATTTTTGATGAACTTAGAAATGTATTAGATTTTGATGGTGGAGAAGTTGCATTTTATCTTGATGGTTTATACTTATATCAAATAGAGACTCTATTTAGTGCAGGAGTTGATGATAATTTAAATAAAATCAATCAAGTTGTAAAAGTTGTACAAGGATTAATAGACGCATGGAAAGAAGAGACTGGTCTTTAA
- the tilS gene encoding tRNA lysidine(34) synthetase TilS produces MIVDFSKLNNKKNLLAFSAGVDSSALFFLLLNSNTPFDIAIVNYNMREQSKEEIKYAKELAEKYNKKIYIKDIKFDSNSNFEKNARDSRYDFFEKIIEENSYDILITAHQLNDLFEWFLMQFSKGAGLFELLGMQEFDKREKYSIFRPLLNISRNELENYLRKNKIKYFIDSSNSDEKYRRNYFRNRFSDQFINNFSDGVKNSFEFLKKDMISLNLKLSPIKIFNDLEIFENLNDDNLNLKIIDISLKKRGFLISQKQRDEILKQKEITLSHKINVAINENYIFIAPKEDITLDKDFKEFCRVKKIPKNIRAYIYKNSIKKEDLVF; encoded by the coding sequence ATGATTGTAGATTTTAGTAAATTAAACAATAAAAAGAATCTTCTAGCTTTTTCAGCTGGAGTTGATTCTTCTGCTTTATTCTTCCTTCTTTTAAACTCAAATACTCCTTTTGATATTGCTATTGTTAATTATAATATGAGAGAACAATCAAAAGAAGAGATAAAATATGCAAAAGAGTTAGCAGAAAAATATAATAAAAAGATATATATAAAAGATATAAAATTTGACTCAAATTCTAATTTTGAGAAAAATGCAAGAGATAGTAGATATGATTTTTTTGAAAAGATTATAGAAGAGAACTCTTATGATATTTTAATAACAGCTCATCAATTAAATGACCTTTTTGAATGGTTTTTAATGCAATTTAGTAAAGGTGCTGGACTGTTTGAACTTTTAGGAATGCAAGAGTTTGATAAAAGAGAAAAATACTCTATATTTAGACCTCTTTTAAATATTTCAAGAAATGAACTTGAAAACTATTTGAGAAAGAATAAAATTAAATATTTTATAGATAGTTCAAATAGTGATGAAAAATATAGAAGAAACTACTTTAGAAATAGGTTTTCAGATCAATTTATAAATAATTTTTCTGATGGAGTAAAAAATAGTTTTGAATTTTTAAAAAAAGATATGATTTCTTTGAATTTAAAATTATCTCCTATAAAGATATTTAATGATTTAGAGATATTTGAAAATTTAAATGATGATAATTTAAATCTTAAAATTATTGATATTTCTTTAAAAAAAAGAGGTTTTTTAATAAGTCAAAAACAAAGAGATGAAATATTAAAACAAAAAGAGATTACATTATCACATAAAATAAATGTAGCTATAAATGAAAATTATATATTTATAGCTCCAAAAGAAGATATTACTCTAGATAAAGATTTTAAAGAGTTTTGTAGAGTTAAAAAAATCCCAAAAAACATAAGAGCTTATATTTATAAAAATAGTATCAAAAAAGAAGATTTAGTTTTTTAA